Below is a window of Candidatus Fermentibacter sp. DNA.
GAGCGCGGCGGAGGGCTCACATGGGCCTCCGACAGTGCCGTCTTCGTCGACTACGCCAGGGAGAGGGCCATGGCGATGATAAAGGATGACCTGGCCGTTCTCGGCGTGGAGTTCGACCGGTACTTCAGCGAGTCGAGCCTGATCCCGGACAGGGTGGAGGCCGCCCTGGAGATGCTTGCCGCGGTCGAGACCGGGGCGGGTCCCCTCCTGTACGAGGAGCCCGCCGGTTCCGGAAAGCGCTGGGCCAGGCTGACCGCCCTGGGCAGGCCCGAGGACAGGGTTCTGGTGCGCGACAACGGGATGTTCACCTACAGGATGCCCGACATAGCCTACCACCTGGACAAGTTCGGGCGCGGATACGACCTGATGGTCGATATCTTCGGAGCCGACCACCTGGACACCAGCCGTGACGTGACGGCCCTGCTCTCGGCCATCCTGGGAGGAGACGAGGTCTCCCGCAGGCTGAAGGTGATCCTGCACCAGTTCGTGACCCTCGTGCGCGACGGCAGGAAGGTGAAGATGTCCACCAGGGCCGCCAACTACGTCACCCTGCGCGACCTGGTGGAGGAGGCCGGATCCGCCGACGTCACGAGATACCTGTTCCTGACCAGGAAGGCCGAGTCCCACATGGACTTCGACCTGGAGCTGGCCAGGCGCCAGTCCGACGACAACCCCGTCTACTATGTGCAGTACGCGTGCGCCAGGATATCCGGAATCCTCCGGAATGCGGAACCCTCCGGCCTCGTGCCGGAGACCGACGCATCCCGCGCAGAGGAACTCCTGAACGGCGCCGACGAACGGAGGCTGATGCGCCTGCTCGAGGCCGTCCCGGTACGGACGGCCGCGGCAGCGTCGGCACTCGAACCCCACAGGCTCACCGAGCTCCTGCACGAGCTGGCCGTGTCCTTCCACGGCTTCTACCAGAGGGTCCGCGTCGTGGACCCCTCCGAGCCCGCCCTGTCGGGGGCCAGGCTCATGCTCTGCTCGGCCTGCCGCAACACGATGAGGGACCTCCTGGGCGTGCTGGGTGTAGCCGCGCCCGAGAGGATGTGACCTCGGGGATCGGAGAGAGATGGCCGTACTCGTGGTAGGTTCGATAGCGCTGGACACCCTCACGACTCCCTCGGGCAAGGCCGAGGAGACCCTCGGGGGGTCGGCGGTCTACTTCTCGCTGGGTGCCAGACCCTTCGACTCCGTAAGGGTCGTCGGCGTCGTAGGCCCGGACTTCCCCGTGCTCGAGAAGCGCTTCCTGGAGGAGAAGGGGATCGATCTCGGCGGGCTTCAGACAGGCCAGGGTCCGACATTCCGCTGGGAGGGAGTGTACGGCCCCGACCTCGGAGATGCCAGGACGATAAGGACCGAGCTCGGGGTGTTCGCGGGCTTCGCCCCCAGGCTGCCCGAGCACTACCGGAGCACGCCCTGCCTGTTCCTCGCGAACATCGACCCGGTGCTGCAGCTCGACGTGCTGGGGCAGGTCGAGAACCCGCGCTGGATAGCGGTCGACACCATGAACCTCTGGATCGACAGGCAGCGGGACGCCGTTCTCGAGGTGTTCCGCAAGGTCCAGATGGTTTTCGTGAACGCCTCGGAGGCGATGCAGGTCTCGGGCGAGACGAACATCTTCAGGGCGGGAGCGTGGATACTCGAACACGGCCCGGAGTATGTCGTCATCAAGAGGGGCGCGGCGGGCGTCCTGGCGCTCGGGGGGCCCGTCCCGTTCAACCTTCCCGCGGTGCCCGTCGAGAACGTGATCGATCCGACCGGAGCAGGAGATTCTTTCGCCGCGGGCATGCTCGGATTCCTGTCCGGCTCGGGCAGGGGGCTCGATTTCGACAGCATCAGGATGGGGCTGGCCTACGGCTCCGTCATAGCCAGCTTCGCCGTTTCCGGCTTCGGGACCGGGATGATGAGGGATCTGACGAAGGAGGCCATAGAGGAGCGCATGCGCTTCTACCTCTCCTCGAACCAGATCATGGGCCGTTCCTGATGGCCGGCACCGACTACGCCAGGGCCGGAGTCGACATAGACGAGGGCGAGAAGGCCGTATCCCTGATGAAGCAGGCCGTCAGGGAGACCTTCACCCCCCGCGTCCTCTCGGACCTCGGGAGCTTCGGGGGCCTCTTCCGGGCCGACTTCCCCGGCATGAGGAAGCCCGTCCTGGTCGCCAGCACCGACGGTGTGGGCACCAAACTGAAGATAGCCGCGGCTGTCGGAGACTACTCGACGGTGGGCCGCGACCTCGTCAACCACTGTGTCAACGACATCCTCTCCCAGGGGGCGGAGCCGCTCTTCTTCCTCGACTACATCGCGTGCGGCAGGCTCGATTCGTCGGTGGCCGCCGGGATCGTCACGGGCATGGCCTCCGCCTGCAGGGAGAACGGATGCGCCCTTCTCGGCGGCGAAACGGCCGAGATGCCCGGCTTCTACTCCCCGGGCGACTATGACGTCGCCGGGACGATTGTCGGCGTGGTAGACGAGGAGCACATGGTGACGGCATCAGGGGTCCGCCCGGGCATGGCCCTGATCGGCCTCCCCTCGACCGGGCTGCACACGAACGGATACTCCCTGGCCAGGATGGTCCTCTTCGAGATCGCCGGCCTCGCACCCGGCGACTCCCCCGCGGAGCTGGGCGGGCAAACCCTGGCCCAGGCTCTCCTGGCGGTTCACAGGAGCTATCTGAAGGCCGTCGCGCCCCTCGTACGGAAGGGCCTCGCGGCAGGGATCTGCCATGTCACGGGGGGCGGGATCCCCGGGAACCTCGGCAGGATCCTGCCGCCGGGCTGCGGCGCCGTCATCGAGGAGAACTGGCATGTCCCCCCGGTGTTCGGCCTCATCCGCAGGCTGGGCGACGTTGCCCCGGAAGACATGCGCAGAGCCTTCAACATGGGTGTCGGCCTCATCCTGGCCGTTCCGGCCGGGAGAGCCGCCGAGGCGGAGTCGATGCTCGCAGGAGCCGGAGAGCAACCCTTCAGGGCTGGCAGCACCGACGATTCCGGTGCGATCCGGTTCACGGGCGGAAGGGAGGCGGGGCTGTGAGGAAGGGTTACGGACTCGTCGAGAGCCTTGTAGAACGTGGAGCGGGAGGCGGAAGGATCCTCCTCGCCGTCCTCGACGGACTCGGTGATGTTTCGGAGCCCGGCTGCGGCACGCCGCTTGGGGAGGCCGCCAAGCCCAATCTCGACCGCCTGGCCTCCGAAGGAGCTCTCGGACAGCACATCCCGGTCGCCCACGGGATCACCCCGGGCTCCGGGCCCGCCCATCTCGCGCTCTTCGGCTACGATCCGGTCGAGTACTTCGTAGGGCGTGGCATCCTCTCCGCCCTGGGCATCGGCTTCGAGGTCCAGCCCGGTGATCTGGCCGTGAGAGCAAACTTCTGCACCCTCGACGGCTCGGGGGCCGTGGCCGACCGGAGGGCCGGCAGGATCGACACCGCGAAGAACGCCGCGCTGTCGGCGAGGCTCGACGGCATGGATATCGAGGATGTGAGGGTTTTCGTAAGGCCCGAGAAGGAGCACAGGGCCTGCGTGGTCTTCAGGGGCCCGGGGCTCTCCGGGGATGTGGCCGAGACCGATCCCGGCCATGTCGGGATGCAGCCGGTCCGGCCCGTCCCGCTCGCCGCAGGGGCGGAGAAGGCCTCTCGCATCATCGGCGAGTTCCTTCGCAGAGCCCATGAGCTCCTGGCCGGCGAATCCCCGGCCAACGGGATGCTCCTGCGCGGATATGCCGGCTACAGCCCTTATCCGTCGATGGAGGAGCGCTTCGGGGTCCGGGCCTCCGCCGTGGCGCTGTATCCGATGTACAGGGGAGTGGCGTCGCTCGTGGGCATGGAGGTGATGCCGTGCTCCACCAGGGACGACCAGGTCAGTGCCGCCGGAGATGCCGCATCGGCCGGGTCGGACTTCGTCTTCCTGCACCACAAGCCGACCGACAGTGCCGGCGAGGACGGCAGTTTCGAGGCCAAGAAGGCCGCCGTGGAGGCGTTCGA
It encodes the following:
- a CDS encoding PfkB family carbohydrate kinase, whose protein sequence is MAVLVVGSIALDTLTTPSGKAEETLGGSAVYFSLGARPFDSVRVVGVVGPDFPVLEKRFLEEKGIDLGGLQTGQGPTFRWEGVYGPDLGDARTIRTELGVFAGFAPRLPEHYRSTPCLFLANIDPVLQLDVLGQVENPRWIAVDTMNLWIDRQRDAVLEVFRKVQMVFVNASEAMQVSGETNIFRAGAWILEHGPEYVVIKRGAAGVLALGGPVPFNLPAVPVENVIDPTGAGDSFAAGMLGFLSGSGRGLDFDSIRMGLAYGSVIASFAVSGFGTGMMRDLTKEAIEERMRFYLSSNQIMGRS
- the argS gene encoding arginine--tRNA ligase; the encoded protein is MRPEEARRLASDRLSALLAARFGIEREVVLAEPREESFGDISTRAALEAAGRAGVKPAEIARVLASEASLPSGVFSSITTEGPGYVNLTFSRRYLCEITCALSREGLLPLIRGSGSGRRALVEYVSSNPTGPLNVGHCRQAVLGEAVAGLLEAAGWTVEREYYFNDAGRQSLLLGESLASRYAGLGGTEVPVPEGGYQGEYLLLWAGDLMEERGGGLTWASDSAVFVDYARERAMAMIKDDLAVLGVEFDRYFSESSLIPDRVEAALEMLAAVETGAGPLLYEEPAGSGKRWARLTALGRPEDRVLVRDNGMFTYRMPDIAYHLDKFGRGYDLMVDIFGADHLDTSRDVTALLSAILGGDEVSRRLKVILHQFVTLVRDGRKVKMSTRAANYVTLRDLVEEAGSADVTRYLFLTRKAESHMDFDLELARRQSDDNPVYYVQYACARISGILRNAEPSGLVPETDASRAEELLNGADERRLMRLLEAVPVRTAAAASALEPHRLTELLHELAVSFHGFYQRVRVVDPSEPALSGARLMLCSACRNTMRDLLGVLGVAAPERM
- the purM gene encoding phosphoribosylformylglycinamidine cyclo-ligase, whose protein sequence is MAGTDYARAGVDIDEGEKAVSLMKQAVRETFTPRVLSDLGSFGGLFRADFPGMRKPVLVASTDGVGTKLKIAAAVGDYSTVGRDLVNHCVNDILSQGAEPLFFLDYIACGRLDSSVAAGIVTGMASACRENGCALLGGETAEMPGFYSPGDYDVAGTIVGVVDEEHMVTASGVRPGMALIGLPSTGLHTNGYSLARMVLFEIAGLAPGDSPAELGGQTLAQALLAVHRSYLKAVAPLVRKGLAAGICHVTGGGIPGNLGRILPPGCGAVIEENWHVPPVFGLIRRLGDVAPEDMRRAFNMGVGLILAVPAGRAAEAESMLAGAGEQPFRAGSTDDSGAIRFTGGREAGL
- a CDS encoding 2,3-bisphosphoglycerate-independent phosphoglycerate mutase, with protein sequence MRKGYGLVESLVERGAGGGRILLAVLDGLGDVSEPGCGTPLGEAAKPNLDRLASEGALGQHIPVAHGITPGSGPAHLALFGYDPVEYFVGRGILSALGIGFEVQPGDLAVRANFCTLDGSGAVADRRAGRIDTAKNAALSARLDGMDIEDVRVFVRPEKEHRACVVFRGPGLSGDVAETDPGHVGMQPVRPVPLAAGAEKASRIIGEFLRRAHELLAGESPANGMLLRGYAGYSPYPSMEERFGVRASAVALYPMYRGVASLVGMEVMPCSTRDDQVSAAGDAASAGSDFVFLHHKPTDSAGEDGSFEAKKAAVEAFDSMVPGLLACGFDVVCVTGDHSTPCPMKQHSWHPVPVLLRGGPQRCGWSSTFDEREAARGALGTIPAVDLMAILLASAGRLAKYGA